From the genome of Triticum aestivum cultivar Chinese Spring chromosome 3B, IWGSC CS RefSeq v2.1, whole genome shotgun sequence, one region includes:
- the LOC123072482 gene encoding probable glutathione S-transferase produces MVEPVKLIGGFGSPFVHRAEVALRLKGVPYELILEDMTNKSELLLKHNPVHKKVPVLLHGDKAVCESLLIVEYVDEAFDGPPILPTDPHERSEARFWSKFFVEKCLLSLWLALWTEGEEQKVFIMDAKENLTLVEAQLKEKRFFGGATIGLADIAGASLLSRWASVMQEVAGVRVMTDDEYPAIHRWIEDYNADEAVKECLPDRNHLISYFTMIRGKCISAAKSMLPNYLAKK; encoded by the exons ATGGTGGAACCAGTGAAGCTCATTGGAGGCTTtggcagcccgttcgtccaccgcGCCGAGGTCGCCTTGCGTCTCAAAGGAGTTCCCTACGAGCTCATCCTAGAGGACATGACTAACAAGAGCGAGCTGTTGCTGAAGCACAATCCCGTCCACAAGAAGGTCCCTGTGCTCCTCCACGGGGACAAGGCTGTCTGCGAGTCTCTCCTCATTGTCGAGTACGTCGACGAGGCCTTTGACGGGCCACCTATCCTGCCGACTGACCCTCATGAAAGGTCTGAGGCCCGCTTCTGGTCCAAATTCTTTGTGGAAAAG TGCTTGTTGTCCCTGTGGCTAGCGCTGTGGACGGAGGGCGAGGAGCAGAAGGTCTTTATTATGGACGCAAAAGAGAACCTCACGCTAGTGGAGGCACAACTCAAAGAGAAGAGGTTCTTTGGAGGCGCCACAATTGGCCTCGCCGACATCGCCGGTGCCAGCCTACTGTCTCGCTGGGCAAGCGTGATGCAAGAGGTCGCTGGGGTGAGGGTGATGACGGACGATGAGTATCCTGCTATCCACCGGTGGATCGAGGACTACAACGCCGACGAAGCTGTCAAGGAGTGCTTGCCGGACAGAAACCATCTCATCTCCTACTTCACCATGATCAGGGGAAAGTGTATCTCCGCGGCCAAGTCCATGCTACCCAATTATCTAGCCAAGAAATAG